Genomic DNA from Prunus persica cultivar Lovell chromosome G1, Prunus_persica_NCBIv2, whole genome shotgun sequence:
ACATAGTATGTTATTTGCTTCATGTTTCTAGGACTGATTTTGATGAGCACTATTGATTCTTTTtgtagctttttttttctttcttttcagtaAAGGTTTCTGATTCTTATCCgcaaaaacaatatatacatacaaaaaacacaaagaaaaccaatcaTTTGCAGCGAGATTATGTAAGTGTACATCCTATTAGTgcataaatcataaaaagggATATCCCTCTCTGTGCTGAATTGCTCCTACGGAGATTTTGGCCTGTTCTTACACCATTGTGAAATGGCAGAAAATTACAGCACTTTTGCATGGATAAGGAAAATTACAGGCTGAAAACTAGCCTGTTAGGTCCAAGATACAATCATAGaaaaagcttttttttttccaacgcAAGCAAGGGGTTTACAATGTGAAAACATTTGCACCTTCATCTAATTGGTTTATTATATTTGGACATACTCTTGCTCAGGccataagaaaattaaaaacaagtgaaaacaaaatcaaagcaGTAGATTAAGCACACACCTGTAAGCTTGGCCCATATGATATCCCCAGGCTCTAGTTCTTGGCAGTCATCCAAACTCGCAGCCAACACAACCATCTCATTATAATCATAGACATCATTATCCATACTCTTCAGACTGTAACTCAAATTCAAACTCTCCATTTCTTCCCgagaaatataaaatttgattCTCTCATTTGATAGAATCAAATCTTCCTCATCACCATCTTCGTATTCAACCTACATTGCAAAGTTCATAAGTAATGGCTCCAACAAGTTCGTAAGCAATGCCCTAACTTTTGCATACTCAGGCGCTCTCAACAACATAAGAACGatcaaacaaagaagagaGCATGGAAATGAATAGTCATACTTGATGTCTATTAGTGTCAGAGTTGTAACCCACAATGCGACCAGAATACGAATTAGCATCCAATGGCCAATAGACCTGTACTTAACAACAAGAAAAGTTTCAGAATTTCCTACAAGCACAGCAATGCTATGCTCACATCCTCAAaaacaactttaaaaaatgtcaaaaacaGCTTACAGAGTGCTTGCCTTGCATTGTAATCCAATAAAAGTTTTAGGATCAACGTCGCTGAAACTCAACCTGTTGAAAATCAACCATTAACACTTTCTCAAGAACCAATTGTTTAAGAATTGAAACcctttcgaccaaaaaaaaagaaagaattgaaACCCTAAACTAAATACATACCCGACCCATTTCTTCACAGAAGAAGGATCCGAAAGAATTTTCTCGCAGCTAACAGAAGAATTCCGCTTCTTCAGCCGCAATTTCTCTCCATTTTTACTCCTATCGAGTTTATGATTGCTGCGAGAATCTCTCAATCGAGGCCCGTCCAAATTACACAGAATGCTAGAATCAACCCCCAATTTCAGTAACTCGTTAATCCCgagcttcctcttcttcttctccaaaccCCTCTCAAATTCGTCATCTCCATCAGCCTCCTCAACCTTCACCGCCGCCGCTGGGGACTCATTCCGGGCCACCAAAGCATCGAAGAACGAGGAGCTCCGTTCGTAATGGCGGGGCCTCTTGGCGCGGCGCGAATACACATTGACAATTGAGGGTTTCGGGGAGGGCTTCTGGTGATTCTGATCGCCATCGTCGAAGTGATTGAGCTTGCGAGCTTTGACCTTCTTGGACATGACGTTGGAGGACCCGCTGGCGCTGACGCAAGGCGACGTGGCCGAATACACGTGGTCCAGGGAGAGGTAGCGGAGGGGCGTGGAGGTGTGGATGTCGATTGAGGCGTCGTCGTTTTGGTGCTTTTGGGGAAATGCCATgaagaagggagagagagcaaaaGAAGGGGGGCTTTCTCgcttttgctctctctctgtttgtgtttgtgcgTCTCTGTGACTCTGTTTGCGTGGTTAGGTTAGGGTTGGGGTTTTAAAGAAAGAggacagaaagaaagaaagaaaggagacGGATCTGTCAGTCTGTCTCTGCGGTTTTTGGAGGGAGGGTTTTGATCCCAATTATCAGTTTCCCGCCTGCAGTaagaagagagagggagagagagagagatggaacCACTGAAACTGAGTTAAAAAGTGTACATTTCATTATATACGTAAaccataaaaataattttaaaataaaagacgTGGATTAGCTTCTTTATAATATCACTTTTTCGAGaaaaaagattttgaaattatattatgAATTATCTGTTGacatggaaaaataaatttattctataattcTTAATCCGGAACAGTGTTAGTTAAACAATGATCTATTTTACAAACTTGAGCATATGTAATTCTTTAACTGGATTGTTTTGATATGGCAAACATTTTCTATTTAGTAAGAATACCACAACAATTAAGTTATAttcttgtttttataaattaacaaaatttattgtatttccttgagtgtaattatattttgttagCAAAACTATTTAGCAATATGTAGCAAAATTAACAATATTTAGCAAAACTATGATTTTGTTAGTGTAATTTGAAAGGTTCAccatctttttattcttaGAGCATCTACAGTGAAGAAGTGTAAATTCGGAGGTGTAAAGCTATTTTTACATCTCCTTTAACCTTCGGGAGatgtaaatattatttatgctCCAATGAGTTGGATGCAAATTCAAATATGTAAATTCGATTTTCTTGtattaattcattttttgtgttaattttttttttatgttaataTTTGTGCGTGTttggtttaattatttttctaaactttgacgtaaaaattttaaaattccgataagatataatttcattcaatatgatgtaaataaaattaaggggggtgtattcaattgagattttaaaagactatTTATTGATAAATAAGTCCAGTGAATTTTAAAAGACTATTTGAGAATGTAATGacttataagatttttttaaaagattttttGTACGCAggattttttatgtttggattttaaagatttatatcataaaaatttataagaatTGAAAGGACCACatggattttttatttgtatgatGCTAACCAACCAACTTAGTTGGATGATGAGCAATGTCTAGTTCAATGGTGCACGAATTCTTCAGGAACAGCCTCTACAACCCAAGCTTTCCAAATGATGGTGGAATTTATCCTTCCCGAATGTTTTATAATAGGTATAAGGTTACTAAGCGGCGGACACTTGGTTCAAACAATGGAATGGAGCCATAAATAAAAAGCCAATGAAAGTCAATTGCTTAAAGTTGTGGGCACTTGCATCAGCAATAACATAAACGGGATCAAATGGAATggaacaataaataaaagcaaacatTCAAAGTTACAAGAGTCAATTTGAAAGATAACAAAGAAACACAATTTtaacaaagaaaagtaaaattcaataaaattttcCCAATCTTTTAATAGCCAATTTGATGTAGATTCATGTCCTCTTAAGTAGCATTTCTCCACATATCTAAAGCTATGGTAGCCCTCCATGCAttagcattttcttgttgCTGCTCTTGGGTTTGAACAATAAGTTCCAAATTCTCTTCTTCATTAACTGGTAAtactgaagatgaagaagattcGTGTACTAGTTCAATTGGAAATTCATCAGAACAACACTTTTTGCGAAGAAAGTTATGTAGTGCTACACATGCTAACACAAGCTCTGCTTGTGTCTTAAATGGAAATGGAGGCGCTGACTTAAAAATTGTGAACTATGATTTAAAAATGTCAAATATCCTCTCGATCACATTCCTCAATGATGCATGGCGAAGATTGAacaattcattttcattttgagggTCATTACCATGACCCGCAAAATCTTGGAAATGATATCGCACACCTCAAAATGGAGCTAAAAATTGACGCCAATTAGGAAATCCACAATCCACTAGGAAATATTTAcctaattatatatacaatacatataaaattagtataaaaagttaaaaatatatatatatttatcatttAAAATAAGTACTTACCTTGGGGCACTTTAAGTCCATTCATCCCTGATAAAGCATCATATAGTAGCTTTGAACCATGAGCCGAACCCTCCCACCCGCTAAGAACGTACATGAATTCCAAATCAAAGTTACAAGCAACTAATACATTTTGTGATATCTTTCCATGACGATTACGATAATGGCTTACATCTCTTCCCCTTACCATTGCTGGAATATGTGTACCATCAATAGCTCCAAATGCAATCCTAAAATTATTCATATATCACAATAACCATattatgaaaaatacatattataataacaatattattataattagaTAATTATCACATACCTTGAAATAAGGGTAAAACCTTGTGCTTTCCGTTATTTTAGATGGCACAGCCGGTCCTGGTTTAGCCATCCAATCAGATGCTATTGAATTCAAGGCCTTCAAAATCTTGTGaaaattttcacttgcagCAAATTGTGATCGACCAAATGTATTACGAATGACACAATATCGAGTATTTTGGGCGACGATTTGTAGAAATGATGCAAGCATTTCTTCAACACAAATAAATCTTGTATCTCCAAAAGTGTTTTTTCTCTAAGAATTGTGCATAACTTCCGGAATACATCTGGATACATTCTATATACTTGTCGGAAGATTTCAGGATCATCGTTCAATGCTTGATGTATATAGTCATATCCACTGCTAGTAATTCGCCGTCGAGTTAATGGACGTTCAATATATTCACCACGCATCATATTCAGAAACTGATTTAGCACATGCATTACTGCATAAATTGCCATCACTGAACTGTAAATGGCTTCATAAAATTGTTCATCTATTTCTTCATCATCtatatcttcatcatcaatttcttcttcctctatgTCATTACCTTCATATATGTTCGGTTGTGACATTATGcgtacataaaaaaatatacgaaactgtaaaataataaaaagaagaaaatagtacacattataatataataattgcataaaaaaagtaaaagcaaAGAAGGAAGATATTGATGacataaaaaagtaaaagcaaagaaagaaggaatatTCTCTACTCTGGTAGTTATTGTAACTAATAAATTGGGATCCAATTTCAAGGTCTGTATATGGAGGCAATTCTGCTGAGCACAATATATAAATAGGAaggacaaaacaatatatatggCTATGACACATTAAATTGGGATCAAAATAGGAAGGATCCGAAAATCAACAAAGGCAATAAGGCCATAACAAATACTTTATTCAAACCATCTAATGGTGCAACCAAAGTACCAAATTATAATCCAAATAGTTCAACCAAAGTACCTAAATAGTTTAACCAAATTACAATAACAATAGTTCAACCAAATTATAATCCAAATAGTTAACAATAGTTCAACCAAATTATAACTCAAATAGTTCAACCAAAATAGAAGCAAAATAGCACAAACTAAAATATAGttcaacaaaacccaagatGATCAACATACTAGAATCATCCTAACTTGAATTTTATCCAAGATGAGCGCTCTTCCAATGACATCTTCAAGAACAAGTCCTTCTTTGCTTTATTACTAAGCAATTCACCTGCCATGTAACGAGTATTGTCATCCAAATTTGGTATCTCTTTTATAGCATCCCAAAtatccctctctctttctctttctctttctttttctctttctcttttctccatTAGGTTAgatattttaacaaaattggCAGAAATAGTCTCAATGCGATGGGAACCTCCGAACCTAAAGGGGATTGAGATGGTGGACTACATTGGTGGGGTGATGAAGGTTGGTAGGATGGTTCATAGTGATTTGGTGCTATGAACGCATCATTGTTAGGATCATATGAAAAGTCTTCTATCCCAAAATCTCTATTTTCTTCCCCATAAGTTGTTGCATCGGTATCATCAGTGCCCAATGCAATGGAGTCATTCCCAGTAGTAGTTCCACCCCCAACGATAATCTTCAAATCCTCATAATCAACTACACTTTTTTCTCGAAGTTTACTGTGACTTGGGTGGGACTAGCAAAGAACAAATTATTCATTGTTAATATATTGCAAATAACAAACTATACTAAACTAGTAAGCTATTAATATACTTAAAAGATTATGAACTAAGCTCACCTTCAAGTAATCTTTCCATACTTCATCACTAGCAATGAACGTCTTTGCAATTGGGTCCCACCCAAAGCCAGAGTTATTACGCATAAGCGTAGACATCTTGTTATATTGCTTCTTAAACCACTTCATTCGGCTCAAGTAATGATTATAAGTTTTTGGGAACCTAATTTTTGCATTAAGACGAGGAAGTATCACTCTTTCTACATTTTGCTTGCTAAGTGACCCATTAGCATCATGCAATCCACTATTGATAGCATCCACCAAGAGGTGCAACAACTCATTGGTATCGTCTATAGTCCAAGATTCAtagttctctttctctttgccCTTTCCTTTGTTATTTCCTTGTTGTGAATCCCCCATTTAAATTACTACTACAACATATATAAGAAATTTATTAGTTATTTCACAAGAATACGTATCAtaccaaacaagaaaagaaaagaaaagaatttcaCTATTGTCCctatttcctattttctttctaaCTTTGGTGAATATTAATGGTAAGTCCTAGGTCTTTGGCATAGTTGTTAATAGTAGGAGAGGGATATGATGTGAAGGCTAGGATGATGCAAATTGTCTATGCCAATTCTTGTTTATATACACGTCACAAAGAACCCACGaagctctatatatatacacacaaagAACactaatgaaaaatatatatgtaagaCCATGCAGTACATGATAGCCATAAACAGACAATAAACGCATACCATATACAGCAAGGAGTCAAAATTAATACATAGAATCATAGCAGTATTGTGATAAAACAAAAGTGATATTAGtggtttttctttatatgAAATCTTTAACCATCAGAAGTAAGCTTTAAGGCATCTCGCTATTGTTGAAGCCTGTACAACTACAAATCACCAAAGCCAATATGAGCAACAACAGCTAACCCATCCAAACCATAACACGTAGACCATAAACAGCAATTGTTTGATTCTCCCATACACCCCCCTATATAATACATGATAGCAACATGGCATATAGCAAATATACAGACAATAAACGCAAGAAGACACAGCATGAGAACGAAGCAATACCTTGTTCACGAAGAACCGTTCAACTTCATGAAGAGCTGTTCAACTTCTctagcagaaaaaaaaaactcacgtATGTGAAAAGTCTGATGGGTTAGggtgagattttttttatagggtttggtatttatacctTCCAATAAAAAGTCACACAAAttcctaattaaaaaaaaggcttattatcacaaaacatccctaaGGTTtatgaaactatcagattgcatccttaatatttttttttttgtcattcgtggtcctcaaggttagtatgcatgatcacaaatggtccctgccGTTAGGTTTCGTCAAAAACTCCGTTAACTTgctgatgtggcatatatgacaggacccgatcccaattccactttggaattcgaaccaagtcctgtgcgtgtccgacacctggcgaatgtcgggcacaaatgaccctTTTACCCTTCCTGTTACAATTACTGTTAAAACTTCCCTTAGActcctgccgaaaattcggcagagtctcccctatattttgtctaaacccaaaatcttccacctgttaaacaagcaaataattttccaccaactgccagaataAAATAACCAAGCATTCACCAGATCAAGTTTCCCACTAAAACGAGATATCAAAGCATTTTCTACTAATTTACAAGATTTCAAgaacttttacaataaaatcCTACGTTTCTTGGTGGTGTGGAAGCTAAGAGTGGCCTGGTGGTGGATGCATGCGCACTTCTACAGCCTGGGGgtgaaaaacaagtttgaaaatgtgagtggacaaaaataatgttcttgaaatcagtttataatcataataacCCTCATGGTAAAAATAACTTGATAAGTAAGGCTAAAGTTCAATTGTGTTCAATATAAGATATTCATCtaactatatataaatgtatgtaTAGAAATTCGTAAAATtgaacaattatataaaatgacTGAAAGCAATAGCTGTATAAAAATACTCAAATTCCTTTACACTACCACCTAAATGTACCCCTGTAAAATCCGTCAaatcccctggcaggtctcggcgacacaaagtctatccgagccgcaaactgacaggattcaggggactaTGGTCAGCCTGATCCACCGGCAGGTCTCGATGACACCAAGTCGACTCGAGCAGCTTTGGCAAGatacaggggaccgtagtcagcctgatccgcaatcctggcaggtctcggggatacagagtcagccgagccgcaaatcctggcaggtctcggggacaccgagtcagccgagccgcaaatcctggcaggtctcagggacacagagtcagccgagccaCAAATCCTagcaggtctcggggacacagagtcagtcgagccgcaaatcctggcactcacggtccgagcgtccccgaaactcgtgaggcaatgtcaagtgcactgacagaACTGTAAACagactggatgtccgtagacatcggtccGTCTAAGGGTAATCACTAAAAACAAGCGGGTACATGGTGGttctaatttaaaaaaatctgataATTCTTCGAAATCTGATAAATCTGAGCTAAGTTACTATTTCTGTATCGAAGATCTCAAGTCTGCTGCTCAACTaagtattataaaaataaagatatttcacGATGCAATTCATGCTcagaaaatatgtaataacacttattcaaaatcaaatttaaaatttaaaattataaatatcatttagaaaagaaaacttcACTCACTGCTGGTCCGAGCAAGCTGGACcctttgaaggtccctcctgtggTTCTGCCGGTCCTCTGGTGCCTGATTACCCataaagattaaattaataaaactgctcaataaaagaattaaattaaacaccctGCCCTCGGCTCCTAGAAATGCGTGTACTCCTTTTAAAGTCACTCCTATGCCCACTTTAGCATTTCAGACAATTAGAACGGCCTTGAAAGACCTGAAGCTGTTCCAAGCGATAAACTGTCAGACCGGCCGATCCGGAACTTCGTGGGGTCCACGATCTCCGATGGCCAATCTGGGATTCTCTAAAGGTTCCTTACAGAGAAAGACCCatgtcctgcgagtttggtccgaaacggacggtCAGATTAGCCAAAATTGCATTATCGCTTCAAATCCAAACTctagccccagggttcgcgatttcggagtatccgggactccgattcgcaatccatcgaatcctacacgatcctgaaaTCATGTAGAACGACATATCTGAATTTGGGTGCGATCCAACTGCTCGACGACACTGTACCCAAGGATCGCGCGATATGAAAAATctgttcgaggctcaaacggactccaaatcgagatccgcgaaatcctacgcgctcgtgacaacacgaGGATTGCAAAACTACTCAGAGTCACTTCACTACCCTCACCCACGCACCGCCACACATGCGGGCAGTTTgagtgtccaaagcgataccgGGTTGCCGGAAAGACTCgaaccaagactccaaactcctatcctaggtaaaacatcccatttggagtcacttttgttcttggtcataccccaaaaagtggccagaaatggccgatcacggcggccgaagttcggccgattttcaattcgaaaatcgagtgatctagaggtaaaatcgatcaaaacccagccaaccatcagttagagcatgaaaaatagctgagaaaccataccttactcgaacgatttggttgagaaacgaAGGAGATCGAGGAGCTTGAAGTTTCGACTGAAAACCGGCGGAAAACTCCAGATTCCGGCCAGTTCCCGGCGGCCCCAGGTCGGCGGCGGGTCGGGGAAGAACGGCGAGGCCGAGGCGGAGCTGACGGTACCCTTGCCGGAGATCGGGCCGAGCTGTAGCGGCGGCGGGACGAGCTGGAAGGGGAGGAGGCGCGCGGCTGGTCAcgcgggaggagagagagagagaggagagagaaaaatgaagagagagagagagagaggagaaagggataaaaatctgactttttgtCCAAATTACAGTTTTGCCCTTTGCGGTATTTTGACCgtattttctttgttacaactccgattcgagtctactccgtgtctacgaatgcgtttcgccgtgctctacACAACGGCGTAAGCGAAATTGCCAACTTCCTTCTCGATCAAAAAGTTAACTTTTTCCCTATTAAATAATGCGAGGGCAAAATCGTCTTTTTGctagaataaataaatcctaatttttagatattttgttttgggttattacaatatatgtatatcacaaaacatccttgAAGTTCACacacctatcacaaatggtacttatgaaaatttttaattttttaaatttaaatttcataaaaaattttgttttctattgatgaattataattattttaaaatatatattaaattttaaatacatgtgacactatattattgtagatgttggctccatatatatgccacatcaacaaactaatgaagtttttaaaaactaattaaaaaatttataaaatttaaaaatgaaaaaaaaactaaagttttaaggttcataaatggtcctcaaaattaaaatccttctataaatgattttttcatttataaatatttttaaaaagaaaaccaaaattttatgaatttttaattaaaaaataaaaaaaattcatagggACAATTTGTGATAAGTGTGTAAACCTCAGGGatattttgtgatatatatgtatatcacgtcagcaaactaacaGAGTTTTTGACAGAACCTAACggcagggaccatttgtgattgtacatactaaccttgagtgacccaaaaaaatattaaggatgcaatctgatagtttcgtaaaccttagggatattttgtgataataagcctaaaaaaaaatccatcaaAATTAGCAAGTTGTTGAATACCAAAAAACTTTTTATTACTTGTTTAAAGTCCAGATTGAATACCACTAGATTTGGACACCCTCTTTCAAATATCCTAATAGTCCTGATTGAATACCACAAGACTTATTTAGATTATTTAAAAgtcttaattgaataccacaagACTTATTTATCCCAAAATAGTCTTTTAAAATcccaattgaatacacccccctTAATCTAAACTGTCGGCTTTGATATGGATTTATTTTTCACCATTAATCAATGTAATTGTtagtttcatatttcaatttgaatgaaatatgGCCATACATTAGAGAGTTGTTGGAGAAGAACTTTGTACATTTGCATCATTTTAATAACTTCCTCATTTTAATAAATCTCAGCCAAGCCCTGGGCCCACCATTTTAATAACTTCCCTATCATTTAGGCAGCTTtcctctctcatctctcttggATTTTCTATTACAGGACCCACTTGGCTGGGTGTAAAATTAGCTTGAAGGCATCTTTTTCCCATCTCATGGCTATGATGTACACCTCCTCATTACAGGACATTCTGACAACCAAATGTGTATATTTGACATACACCTCCATGTACACTTtaccattgtggatgctcttagaGCTCACGAAACTTTCACATTTGAGGCATTTAGGGATGAATAAATTGACCAGGGATCTTGCCTTTAAGTGAAGAACACGGTAACACATGTATCTAGAAATGGCTGTCTAGTTTAAGGAAATGCAATCAGAGCCTTCTGAATTGAAGTAAAGACAAGTTTCCAGCAATGGGAAAATGATCGTCGAGCTTTTGAAGAAATAAGTCATTACCACCCAAATTAACCTATGCAACAACTCCTAGAAAGTCCTagctaaaaaaacaaacaaaatcattaaaaGTAGAAATCTCATTCCCTTCTTATACCTCATCATCGACACTAGCTAGCCCTCATAAGCCACCAATCCACTGCTCATACCACCAAGGCCAACCTACCCACcactcttatttttttctctgtctctgtctgtctgtctatatatatatatatatatctctctctctctctctcataatcAAAATACAAAGAAGCAGAACATACCTTCCAATTTCCATTCATGGACACTCCCAACCAAACCCTAAACTCATCATCTGTGCAAGTCCTAATCCACCCACTTTTTTCACTTACATTCACATCCACTTCCTATGCACCTTCCCAAACCCATCTTAAATATTTTAGTAAAACCCCACATGACCCGCCCTCAAATTCCCCCTCTGAACTCGGGAAAGGTCCTATGCATGTCCGACATCCCTCAAATGTtcggcccacttactaaactACCATTACTAGAAGATTAAGGGTTTGTTTGATAGGAGGGATTAGACAAGACTAGACTAGCAAAATGCCTACATTCAAGTGCATATATTCAAAACATAACATGGATATGTTGCCTAACTTGGAGGGAAAATGAGGACTATCTGTAAGAGGTTGTTGTGGGATTAGAAGGGATAAGTTTTAGATCAAACTCTTATGAATAGTCCTCTCTTATCCTCCAAATTAGACAACAATATCCATATTATGCCTTGATTGCACATGAATTGTAGCCACTTTGCGAGTCTAGTCTAATCATCCCTAACAACTAAATGTTagaaaacataataataatattttctcAAACGTTGCATGCATAAAGTATACAAATATACA
This window encodes:
- the LOC18791806 gene encoding uncharacterized protein At2g29880 — encoded protein: MGDSQQGNNKGKGKEKENYESWTIDDTNELLHLLVDAINSGLHDANGSLSKQNVERVILPRLNAKIRFPKTYNHYLSRMKWFKKQYNKMSTLMRNNSGFGWDPIAKTFIASDEVWKDYLKSHPSHSKLREKSVVDYEDLKIIVGGGTTTGNDSIALGTDDTDATTYGEENRDFGIEDFSYDPNNDAFIAPNHYEPSYQPSSPHQCSPPSQSPLGSEVPIALRLFLPILLKYLT